A single genomic interval of Pseudorasbora parva isolate DD20220531a chromosome 21, ASM2467924v1, whole genome shotgun sequence harbors:
- the LOC137056109 gene encoding uncharacterized protein has translation MPESSNQRHLIGVVYDGKHRLTSFVRAKRRTMEALQQILFLLLGMWLFITRRRQALFDKRLQSARRNTAEKYREIREMLRSWDETDNRAIQNKARQKRRRRRLINLVQNRRCRPTIWTFRRSNEWWDVIVPGFTRTQWVHNFRMSEETFLFLCAMLRPAMEKQDTNFRVCVPLKKRVAIALWKLATNSDYRSIGHLFGVSKTTVCRCVQEFCEAACMLLVPEQISFPDRQKLKEMAAYFENRWGLPQCVGAIDGSHIPIIAPKEYHCDYFNRKGWHSIILQGVVDGKGLFWSVYAGMAGSLHDARVLRLSTLWELVERGSLYPACTRNISGVNAGYYLLGDSAYPLQTWLLKPFPDNGRLTAEQLTYNKKVCRARVVVENAFGRLKGRWRCLMKRNDSDIELVKSMVLTCCALHNLCESHGEDYQHEWDTPVTAEPVVPLAQGAEEEGRDVREGLMRHLNS, from the exons ATGCCGGAAAGTAGTAATCAACGTCACTTGATAGGCGTGGTGTATGACGGAAAGCATCGGTTGACGTCATTCGTGCGCGCGAAGAGAAGAACAATGGAGGCCTTACAGCAGATCTTGTTCTTGCTTCTCGGCATGTGGCTGTTTATAACAAGGAGGAGACAAGCTTTGTTTGATAAAAGGCTGCAGTCTGCAAGGAGAAACACAGCCGAAAAATATAGGGAAATTCGGGAAATGTTAAGGAGCTGGGACGAGACGGACAACCGCGCTATTCAAAACAAGGCAAGACAAAAACGACGGCGCAGGAGG tTAATCAATCTGGTGCAAAATCGGCGCTGCAGACCAACCATTTGGACTTTTAGACGCTCAAATGAGTGGTGGGATGTGATCGTTCCAGGATTTACACGCACACAGTGGGTGCACAACTTCAGGATGTCTGAAGAAACATTTCTGTTCCTTTGTGCCATGCTGCGTCCAGCAATGGAAAAGCAGGACACAAACTTCAGAGTGTGTGTTCCCCTAAAGAAAAGAGTTGCCATCGCACTATGGAAGTTGGCCACCAACAGCGACTACAGAAGTATTGGCCATCTTTTTGGAGTCAGCAAAACAACAGTGTGTCGGTGCGTCCAGGAATTCTGCGAGGCTGCTTGCATGTTGTTAGTTCCAGAACAGATTAGTTTTCCTGACCGGCAGAAGCTTAAAGAGATGGCAGCCTACTTTGAGAACCGATGGGGACTTCCACAATGTGTTGGTGCCATTGATGGGTCACACATACCCATAATAGCCCCAAAAGAGTACCACTGTGATTACTTCAACAGAAAAGGCTGGCATTCCATCATCCTGCAGGGAGTAGTCGACGGAAAAGGACTATTTTGGAGTGTATATGCAGGAATGGCTGGGAGTTTGCATGATGCTCGGGTTCTGAGACTGTCAACATTGTGGGAGCTAGTTGAGCGTGGAAGCCTTTACCCAGCTTGCACCAGGAACATCAGTGGGGTTAATGCTGGCTATTATCTGCTGGGAGACTCTGCATATCCTTTGCAGACTTGGCTCCTAAAACCATTTCCTGACAATGGCCGGCTGACAGCAGAACAATTGACCTACAACAAGAAAGTGTGCAGGGCTCGCGTAGTGGTAGAAAATGCTTTTGGGAGACTCAAAGGGAGGTGGCGGTGCCTTATGAAGAGGAATGACAGCGACATTGAACTGGTGAAATCCATGGTGTTGACTTGTTGTGCTTTGCACAATCTTTGTGAAAGTCATGGAGAGGATTACCAGCACGAATGGGACACACCTGTTACTGCAGAGCCTGTGGTGCCACTGGCACAGGGTGCAGAAGAGGAGGGCAGGGACGTACGTGAGGGTCTAATGCGGCATTTGAACAGTTAA
- the LOC137056110 gene encoding zinc finger and SCAN domain-containing protein 29-like produces MSARSLTLPWSSQEVQTLLGILGEEGVQRELDGMVRNEKVFQHVSERMALEGFQRTSEQCRTKSKKLRSDYRKVKDHNSRSGVHRKKWKWFDMMDAIYGHRPASLGREGGIDTATSLLESMMESVVEDPSCQEETEGLDEMLSTSESSSAPASVRTSTPTPAENIAPSPSSEPRRITIGKRKRGQQDVVAALVEMQAADERQQEWLERMEDRRDRRFEMMLEDAREARRHEAEITQQHMEQSASFNQAFLGTLSQLVQVLSSRRDPVPPSSH; encoded by the exons ATGTCGGCGCGCAGCTTAACGTTACCGTGGTCGAGCCAGGAGGTGCAGACCTTGCTGGGTATCCTCGGCGAAGAAGGGGTACAAAGGGAACTCGATGGCATGGTGAGAAACGAAAAGGTTTTTCAGCATGTTTCTGAGAGAATGGCTCTCGAGGGGTTTCAGCGGACGTCCGAGCAGTGCCGCACTAAAAGTAAGAAACTGCGGAGTGACTATCGTAAGGTGAAAGACCACAACAGCCGGAGTGGTGTTCACAGAAAGAAATGGAAGTGGTTCGATATGATGGACGCCATCTACGGACACAGACCAGCAAGTTTGGGAAGAGAAGGAGGCATCGATACGGCCACCTCGTTGCTGGAGTCGATGATGGAGTCTGTCG TTGAAGATCCTAGCTGTCAGGAGGAAACAGAGGGACTTGATGAGATGTTGTCCACCTCTGAGAGCTCAAGTGCGCCTGCCAGTGTCAGGACATCAACACCGACACCAGCAGAAAACATTGCTCCATCTCCTTCGAGTGAACCCCGGCGTATAACCATCG GCAAGAGGAAAAGGGGGCAACAGGATGTTGTTGCGGCCCTGGTCGAGATGCAGGCAGCTGATGAGAGGCAGCAGGAGTGGCTGGAGAGGATGGAGGACCGTCGTGACCGGCGCTTTGAAATGATGCTGGAGGATGCTCGTGAGGCAAGGCGGCATGAGGCTGAAATAACTCAGCAACACATGGAGCAGTCTGCAAGCTTTAATCAGGCTTTCCTAGGCACACTCAGTCAGCTTGTGCAGGTGTTGAGTAGTCGCCGTGACCCTGTTCCACCATCCAGCCACTAG